In Acidobacteriota bacterium, a single window of DNA contains:
- a CDS encoding class I SAM-dependent methyltransferase, producing the protein MNYRQQETFLNQYAQVGVGMIALNLVFFGVLVNVTRRLLSWGNITKLTLLAIALSIAVFYLPKYLFLTIEEHKKYSWTIRIRWILGGLFLLSTPLVGRSLKDCGLMVGAAGFVLSTNWAVREVFRQVQRKQKKPELLSYIPFVYAAGDSLGLGLLLSNKVLTLETGVLLTAMAVHLLILLLSQKQLALIPVIVIGVAGLLWFVGGQGPHIGSVTSWMIVSLALCWMARDRHRKNLEDMLFSLVDFTGETPEHIQEALLTSTGALAASWNAQPPTTPEELETWYRQNSGYYIYDLAQFHLAYKHIVFTLDVISQARGRVLDYGAGIGDLSLELAARGDREVTYFDVDGETQQFARWRARERKLRITFASDRRRLESQYDTIILLDVLEHLADPVETLEFLVSRLAPGGKLVASIAFGPTKAHPMHFDHDFDAKSWLRERGFFDAKTLSLRLFGSEAMRRSGVIIYQKKWTPQ; encoded by the coding sequence GTGAATTATCGTCAGCAAGAAACATTTCTGAATCAGTATGCGCAGGTTGGGGTCGGGATGATCGCCCTCAACCTTGTTTTTTTTGGGGTCCTGGTGAATGTCACTCGCCGATTGTTGAGCTGGGGCAACATCACCAAATTGACGCTGCTCGCAATTGCCCTTAGCATCGCTGTTTTTTACCTCCCCAAGTATCTTTTCCTTACCATTGAAGAACACAAAAAGTATTCCTGGACCATCCGAATCCGATGGATTTTGGGTGGGTTGTTCTTGCTTTCAACGCCGCTGGTTGGTCGGTCACTCAAGGATTGTGGGTTGATGGTTGGCGCGGCGGGGTTTGTGTTGTCAACCAACTGGGCGGTGCGTGAGGTTTTTCGACAGGTTCAGCGCAAGCAAAAAAAGCCGGAATTACTTAGCTACATTCCCTTTGTCTATGCGGCGGGTGATAGCCTTGGCCTTGGATTGCTCCTTAGCAATAAAGTTCTGACCCTTGAAACCGGGGTATTGTTAACGGCGATGGCCGTCCATTTGCTGATTTTGCTCTTGTCTCAAAAGCAATTAGCCCTGATTCCGGTGATTGTGATTGGTGTCGCGGGACTCCTCTGGTTTGTGGGAGGGCAGGGGCCACATATTGGGTCCGTGACTTCGTGGATGATTGTCTCGCTGGCCCTGTGCTGGATGGCTCGGGATCGACATCGGAAGAACCTGGAAGACATGCTCTTTTCACTGGTGGATTTTACTGGTGAAACCCCGGAACACATTCAGGAAGCACTGTTAACCAGCACGGGTGCGTTGGCTGCGAGCTGGAATGCCCAGCCGCCAACGACGCCTGAAGAACTTGAAACCTGGTACCGACAAAATTCAGGCTATTACATCTATGACCTGGCGCAATTTCACCTGGCTTACAAGCACATAGTGTTTACCCTGGATGTGATCTCACAGGCCCGTGGCCGGGTGTTGGATTACGGTGCGGGTATTGGGGACCTCTCGTTAGAACTGGCCGCACGCGGGGATCGTGAAGTGACCTACTTTGATGTTGATGGGGAAACACAACAGTTTGCCCGTTGGCGTGCTCGTGAACGAAAACTCCGGATCACCTTTGCCAGTGACCGCCGTCGCCTGGAGAGCCAGTATGACACCATTATTCTATTGGATGTGCTTGAGCATTTAGCTGACCCGGTTGAAACGCTGGAATTTTTGGTCAGCCGGTTGGCCCCCGGAGGGAAACTGGTGGCCTCTATCGCTTTTGGGCCAACCAAAGCCCATCCCATGCACTTTGATCATGACTTTGATGCCAAATCGTGGCTGCGAGAGCGTGGCTTTTTTGATGCCAAAACACTGTCACTCCGACTTTTTGGCTCAGAGGCCATGCGCCGCTCCGGAGTGATTATTTATCAGAAAAAATGGACGCCACAGTGA
- the tatC gene encoding twin-arginine translocase subunit TatC, with amino-acid sequence MAETPITQGTTELEPEGAMGFLDHLEELRQRIFSVAIFLVVAFLVCWGFSKPIYNFLSVPVSEALRKAKFMAVKATSRVQELKELENGKVVTFIFEKGVTVEKVSIPTGTTVQAKVVRDPGQPLRMVTIQPIVIGKRILPEGFQLPSDLLPPDTDPASQLVVHTVQGAFNLYVKVAFYAAIFFSIPYILYQIYIFVSPGLYEHEKSYVWPVIIMGTFFFLLGATFGYYIAFPRACDFLIGEAENFQPYIEANEYFDLIITIILGLGLVFEIPTVVYFLARLGLVTAGFLLRMWRFAVVAILILAAVLSPTSDIPNMMIFAVPMLLLYYFSVGIAFVFNRPRKEVVSG; translated from the coding sequence ATGGCAGAAACACCGATAACCCAAGGCACAACCGAACTGGAACCCGAAGGCGCCATGGGGTTCCTCGATCATCTCGAAGAACTCCGCCAGCGCATTTTTAGTGTCGCAATTTTTCTCGTGGTGGCCTTTCTGGTGTGCTGGGGATTTTCAAAACCGATTTATAATTTTCTCTCGGTCCCCGTCTCTGAAGCGCTCCGCAAAGCCAAGTTTATGGCGGTCAAAGCCACCAGCCGGGTTCAGGAATTAAAAGAACTGGAAAACGGCAAGGTTGTAACTTTTATTTTTGAAAAAGGAGTGACGGTTGAAAAGGTAAGTATTCCGACCGGCACCACGGTTCAGGCAAAGGTTGTCCGAGATCCCGGCCAGCCGCTCCGCATGGTAACAATTCAGCCCATCGTGATTGGGAAACGCATTTTGCCTGAAGGATTTCAATTGCCTTCCGACCTGCTTCCGCCAGATACCGACCCTGCAAGTCAACTGGTGGTTCACACCGTGCAGGGGGCCTTTAACCTGTATGTCAAAGTGGCTTTTTACGCCGCGATTTTCTTTTCAATCCCTTACATTCTCTATCAGATTTATATTTTTGTGTCTCCGGGGCTGTATGAACACGAAAAAAGCTATGTCTGGCCAGTGATCATCATGGGGACGTTTTTCTTCCTGCTTGGGGCGACATTCGGCTATTACATCGCCTTTCCAAGGGCCTGTGATTTCCTTATCGGCGAAGCCGAAAACTTCCAACCCTATATCGAAGCCAATGAATACTTTGACCTGATCATCACCATTATTCTCGGGTTAGGATTAGTCTTTGAAATTCCGACCGTGGTGTATTTTCTCGCGCGATTGGGGCTGGTCACGGCTGGATTCTTGCTCAGAATGTGGCGGTTTGCCGTGGTCGCGATTCTGATTTTAGCCGCCGTTCTCTCCCCCACTTCCGATATCCCCAACATGATGATTTTTGCCGTTCCAATGCTGTTGTTGTACTACTTCAGCGTCGGCATTGCCTTTGTGTTTAACCGTCCCCGAAAGGAAGTGGTTAGTGGTTAG
- a CDS encoding threonine synthase, whose translation MSTSSIVKFPALSQVCLKCIACESTFDTAQNLYTCEKCGDLLDVSYEWNSRLVSDYRKLFDTRRASANPLDISGVWRFRELLPFYTSESQIVTMFEGNTAMFDAPRSAQYAGLRQLRLKHQGLNPTGSFKDNGMTTGTTQANRMHARAVACASTGNTSASMAAYAARAGMKGIVFIPGGQIAYGKLSQSMDYGAMTLQIDGDFDAAMSIVQEIARETDIYLLNSINPFRLEGQKTIAFEMLQQLQWQVPDRVVLPGGNLGNSSAIGKGLKEMYSLGVIDRLPKITIIQAEGASPLAQYWSSPSGTPFKSVEKATTLATAIKIGNPVSWAKAIRALEWTNGTCISVSEQEIADAKAMIGRDGIGCEPASATTVAGIRKMVAAGQLDPDEVVVGILTGNVLKDPDYTIQYHLGELYQKSERRTEIVKADSLLHSTFANQPIQVAADKKEIYKVLEHILSEEHNN comes from the coding sequence ATGTCTACCTCATCAATTGTGAAATTCCCGGCACTCAGCCAGGTTTGTTTAAAATGTATTGCCTGCGAGTCCACTTTTGACACGGCTCAAAATCTGTACACCTGCGAAAAGTGCGGTGATTTGCTTGATGTTTCCTATGAATGGAACTCACGCCTGGTCTCGGACTATCGAAAACTGTTCGATACCCGCCGGGCATCGGCAAATCCGCTGGATATCAGCGGCGTCTGGCGCTTTCGGGAACTCCTCCCCTTCTATACCTCCGAATCACAAATTGTGACCATGTTTGAAGGCAACACCGCCATGTTTGATGCGCCTCGGAGCGCACAATATGCCGGGTTGCGCCAGTTGCGGTTGAAACATCAGGGATTAAATCCCACTGGTTCTTTCAAAGATAATGGCATGACCACCGGCACGACTCAGGCCAATCGGATGCACGCCAGGGCGGTTGCCTGTGCCAGTACGGGCAATACGTCGGCATCAATGGCAGCCTATGCGGCTCGTGCGGGAATGAAAGGCATTGTGTTTATCCCTGGTGGTCAGATTGCCTATGGGAAACTCTCACAAAGCATGGACTATGGGGCGATGACGCTTCAGATTGATGGTGATTTTGATGCGGCCATGAGTATCGTCCAGGAGATTGCCCGGGAAACGGATATCTATTTGTTAAATTCGATCAATCCATTTCGATTGGAAGGCCAGAAAACCATTGCCTTTGAGATGCTCCAGCAACTGCAATGGCAGGTTCCAGACCGGGTTGTCTTGCCTGGCGGAAACCTCGGGAATAGTTCGGCGATTGGGAAGGGTTTGAAGGAAATGTATTCACTTGGTGTCATTGATCGCCTTCCCAAAATCACCATCATTCAAGCTGAAGGAGCCAGTCCGCTGGCGCAGTACTGGTCCAGTCCATCGGGAACCCCTTTCAAATCAGTCGAAAAGGCCACAACGCTGGCCACGGCGATCAAAATTGGCAATCCGGTTTCCTGGGCAAAAGCCATTCGGGCACTTGAGTGGACCAACGGCACCTGCATTTCCGTGTCAGAACAGGAAATCGCCGATGCCAAAGCCATGATCGGACGCGATGGCATTGGGTGTGAACCAGCCTCGGCCACAACCGTCGCTGGAATCAGAAAGATGGTCGCCGCTGGACAACTGGATCCGGATGAAGTTGTGGTCGGCATCCTGACTGGAAATGTGCTCAAAGATCCTGATTACACGATCCAATATCACTTAGGAGAACTTTATCAAAAGTCCGAACGTCGAACTGAGATCGTAAAGGCAGACTCTCTCCTTCATTCAACGTTTGCCAACCAACCAATCCAGGTTGCGGCTGACAAAAAAGAGATTTACAAGGTGCTTGAACACATTCTTTCAGAGGAACACAACAACTGA
- a CDS encoding twin-arginine translocase TatA/TatE family subunit, whose translation MFGLSFTELVFIFFVALLIFGPRKLPEIGRTLGKMMNQFRQASNEFKRAWEAEVDLESTRQALQVVKDPIGSIVPAVTASLTAPLGSKPAVSLAKAESSGPTDPPPPTIEEFIPPAPEISASPVAVSRGRSAASVASRPTPSPQPTISPVIEGFEG comes from the coding sequence ATGTTTGGTTTAAGTTTTACGGAACTGGTGTTTATTTTTTTTGTGGCACTTTTGATTTTCGGTCCGCGCAAACTGCCCGAAATTGGTCGCACCCTGGGAAAAATGATGAATCAATTTCGACAGGCGTCAAATGAGTTCAAACGCGCCTGGGAAGCCGAAGTTGACCTTGAATCCACCCGGCAAGCCCTCCAGGTGGTTAAAGACCCAATCGGTTCCATTGTTCCCGCCGTTACAGCTTCCCTGACGGCCCCGTTAGGGTCCAAACCAGCCGTTTCACTGGCCAAAGCTGAATCCTCCGGTCCGACTGATCCTCCGCCCCCAACCATTGAAGAGTTTATTCCCCCAGCACCCGAAATTTCGGCCAGCCCAGTTGCAGTCAGCCGAGGTCGTTCGGCGGCTTCCGTGGCCTCACGTCCGACTCCCTCACCTCAACCCACAATCAGCCCGGTTATCGAAGGATTTGAGGGCTAA